In Pochonia chlamydosporia 170 chromosome 3, whole genome shotgun sequence, the following are encoded in one genomic region:
- a CDS encoding benomyl/methotrexate resistance protein (similar to Marssonina brunnea f. sp. 'multigermtubi' MB_m1 XP_007294158.1) has product MTGLTRFLSRPVNKPYRTKDLDHTEPPFLNDQGLLAFSPNDIENPQNWSTPRRITVTICAVMLVMNATFASSAPSGCIPSIAKDFDISTEAAALTITLFLLGYCAGPLLFAPLSELYGRRWIFYISFTMYIAFNFLCAFAPNFGSLLVGRFLTGTLVSAPLSNSPGVLADIWSPLERANAMALFSTMVWIGPALGPVVAGFLELKKDWHWAFYVLIWLGAGTWIIMLTIPETHGPTILLHKARRVRKAKLPGYEDVKAPAEMQDRSIKSVFSVALTRPWIILFDPISLLCAIYLAVVYMLLYMLFSIYPIVFQERRGWNSGVGELPLIGTVVGAVLGGAIVLYDTKRRSNKIKRGELKVELMEPEDRLPLAMVGGIGFAAAMFWFAWTAEFNSVHWIVPTIAGGLLSTFMLLIFVAYLNYLVDVYLMYAASAIAANTIARSACGAAAPLFTNQMFHALGVGGGGSLVAGVATLLAVVPFVFYKYGKAIRIRSKFAPTNTKEKRRVEDEEANPTDFAGQSSSEVDSSTDVESSHSSVHDEKAKEQNLSTGTGVLSPHEPVTSDSKAAKA; this is encoded by the exons ATGACCGGACTCACGCGCTTCCTCTCCCGCCCCGTCAACAAGCCCTACCGCACAAAAGACCTCGACCACACGGAACCGCCCTTCCTCAACGACCAAGgcctcctcgccttctcgCCAAATGACATCGAGAACCCGCAAAACTGGTCCACCCCCCGACGCATCACCGTCACGATATGCGCCGTCATGCTCGTCATGAACGCGACGTTCGCATCCAGCGCCCCCAGCGGGTGCATCCCCTCCATCGCCAAGGACTTCGACATATCAACTGAAGCGGCGGCACTCACAATCACCCTCTTCCTGCTGGGCTACTGCGCCGGGCCGCTGCTCTTCGCGCCGCTGAGCGAGCTCTACGGCCGGCGGTGGATCTTCTACATCTCCTTCACTATGTACAtcgccttcaacttcctGTGCGCGTTTGCCCCCAACTTCGGCAGCCTTCTGGTCGGGCGGTTCCTCACGGGGACGCTCGTCTCCGCCCCGTTGAGCAACTCGCCTGGTGTGCTGGCCGATATCTGGAGTCCGCTGGAGCGGGCCAACGCCATGGCTCTTTTCTCGACCATGGTCTGGATCGGTCCGGCGCTAGGCCCTGTTGTTGCAGGCTTTCTGGAGCTCAAGAAAGATTGGCACTGGGCTTTCTACGTGCTCATCTGGTTGGGAGCAGGAACATGGATCATCATGCTCACCATTCCAGAGACTCACGGTCCAACTATCCTCCTTCACAAGGCGAGGCGTGTGAGAAAGGCGAAGCTACCCGGGTATGAAGACGTCAAGGCCCCTGCTGAGATGCAGGACCGATCTATCAAGAGCGTCTTTAGCGTTGCCCTAACCAGACCCTGGATTATTCTATTCGACCCTATTTCACTACTGTGCGCAATCTATCTTGCGGTGGTGTATATGCTTCTGTATATGCTCTTCAGCATCTACCCCATTGTATTCCAAGAACGTCGCGGATGGAACTCCGGCGTAGGAGAACTACCCCTTATCGGAACAGTAGTCGGTGCTGTCCTCGGCGGCGCCATCGTCCTCTACGACACCAAACGACGCTCCAACAAGATCAAACGAGGCGAGCTCAAGGTCGAACTCATGGAGCCAGAGGATCGTCTTCCCCTAGCCATGGTTGGCGGTATTGGTTTCGCAGCAGCCATGTTCTGGTTCGCATGGACAGCCGAGTTCAA TTCCGTACATTGGATCGTGCCCACCATTGCGGGCGGCCTCCTCTCCACGTTCATGCTCCTCATCTTCGTAGCATACCTCAACTATCTCGTCGACGTATACCTCATGTACGCTGCCTccgccatcgccgccaacacaATCGCCCGATCTGCCTGCGGTGCCGCTGCGCCCCTCTTCACCAACCAGATGTTTCATGCGCTGGgcgtcggcggcggcggtagTCTTGTCGCCGGCGTGGCTACGCTTCTTGCGGTTGTGCCGTTCGTGTTCTACAAGTACGGCAAGGCAATCCGCATTCGAAGCAAGTTTGCTCCTACGAACACGAAGGAGAAGCGTCgtgttgaggatgaagaggccAATCCAACTGATTTTGCTGGTCAAAGCTCCTCTGAAGTCGATAGCTCTACTGATGTGGAATCATCACACTCGTCTGTTCACGATGAGAAGGCTAAAGAACAAAATCTGTCTACTGGCACTGGGGTTTTGTCTCCGCACGAGCCAGTAACATCTGATtcaaaagcagcaaaagcatAG